GCAAGAACTTCTTCCGCGTCCCGATGATCGCCGGCACCATCACCCACCCGGTTCAGGGTGAGGCCGCCGCGGGCGTCGTCATGATGAAGCCGGCCGCCCCCGGTACCGGTGTCATCGCCGGTGGCGCCGCCCGCCCGGTGCTCGAGTGCGCCGGTGTCCAGGACGTGCTGTCGAAGTCGCTCGGCTCCGACAACGCCATCAACGTCGTCCACGCCACCGTGGACGCCCTCAAGCAGCTGGTCCGCCCCGAGGAGGTCGCCGCCCGTCGTGGCAAGACCCTCGAGGAGGTCACGCCGGCTCGTATGCTGCGCGCCCGCGCCGCAGGACAGGGAGCGTGATAGCAATGGCTCTGAAGATCACCCAGCTCAAGGGCACCGTCCGAATCAAGCAGAACCAGCGTGACTCGCTGCGTTCCCTCGGCCTGAAGCGCATCGGCCACGAGGTCGTCCGTCCGGACACCCCCGTGGTCCGTGGACAGATCAACGTGGTGCGTCACATGGTCAAGGTCGAAGAAGTCGCAGGGGAGTAGTGGAACATGTCTGATCCCATCAAGCTGCACGACCTCCGTCCCACCAAGGGCGCGAACACCCCGAAGACCCGCGTCGGCCGCGGTGAGGCCTCCAAGGGTAAGACCGCCGGCCGCGGTACCAAGGGCACCAAGGCCCGCAAGCAGGTCTCGGCCGCCTTCGAGGGTGGCCAGATGCCGCTGCACATGCGGCTGCCGAAGCTCAAGGGCTTCCGCAACCCGGCCAAGGTCTACTACCAGGTCGTCAACGTCGCCGACCTCGCGAAGGCGTTCCCGGAGGGTGGCGACGTCGCCGTGGCGGACATCGTCTCCGCCGGCCTCGTCCGCGCGAACCAGCCGGTGAAGGTCCTCGGCGACGGCGACATCGACGTCAAGGTCAATGTCACCGCCGAGAAGTTCTCCCGCTCCGCGAAGGAGAAGATCGAGGCCGCCGGTGGCTCGGTCACCGTGGCCTGACACCCGGTACGCCTGCCCCGCCCCGTGACCCCCGTGGTCGCAGGGCGGGGTTTCGCGCGTCCGGGGGTCGGGGCGCGCCGGTGCGGGGGGAGGGGGGGAGGGGAGGCACGACGCCGCGGACCCCCGTCCGCACGCGGGGGCGCGCCGGTGGGGGGGAGGGCAGGGTCGACGCCGCGGACCCCCGTCCGCACGCGGACCCGCGCAGGACGGCGTCGAACTTCCTGCCCGTGACCTGCACAAACCCGGACCCGGCGGGGGTCCCCGTCCCGGGTTTCACCGACCGGCACCCCCTGCTATGCTGTGAAAGTTGTGTGTCCATCGTCGGCGGTTCGTCCACCGGCATTTTTCTCATCCACGTATCTCGCCTCCCCGGCCGCGTCATCCCCGGCGTGGTTCGGGGCCGGACGAGCCAGGAGGCCATAGTGACCGCCCTTTTCTCGGCGTTCAGGGATCCCGACCTGCGGAAGAAGATCCTCTTCACGCTCGCGATGATCATCCTCTACCGGATCGGCTCGCAGATCCCGACGCCCGGTGTCGACTACGTCAGCATCACCCGTCAGATCCGTGACCTGACCTCTGAACAGTCGAACATCTACTCCCTGATCAACCTGTTCTCGGGCGGTGCGCTGCTCCAGCTGTCGGTGTTCGCGATCGGCATCATGCCGTACATCACGGCGTCGATCATCGTGCAACTGCTGACGGTCGTGATCCCCCGCTTCGAGCAGTTGAAGAAGGAGGGGCAGTCCGGCCAGGCGAAGATGACGGAGTACACCCGGTACCTCACCGTCGCCCTCGCGCTCCTGCAGTCCGCGGGCATCGTGGCCCTCGCCGACCGCCGTCAGCTCCTCGGCTCCGGCGTGCAGGTCCTCAACGACGGCGTGGGCGTGCTCGGCCTCGTCTCGATGGTCGTCGTCATGACCGCCGGTGCCGTGCTCGTCATGTGGTTCGGTGAGCTCATCACCGACCGGGGCATCGGCAACGGCATGTCGCTGCTCATCTTCGCGGGCATCGCCACGCACATGCCCGGCCAGGGGATGCAGATCCTCCGGAACTCCGGCGGGGTCGTGTTCTCCGCCGTCGTCGTCGGCGTGCTCATCCTCGTCGTCGCCGTGATCTTCATGGAGCAGGGCCAGCGGCGCATCCCCGTCCAGTACGCCAAGCGCATGGTCGGCCGCCGCCAGTACGGCGAGACGTCGACGTACCTGCCGCTGAAGGTCAACCAGGCGGGCGTCATCCCGGTCATCTTCGCGTCCTCGCTGCTCACCGTGCCGGTGCTCATCACGCAGATCGTGCAGTCGGGCTCGGCGACGCCGAAGGACAACTGGTGGAACCGGGACGTCATCGGCACCCTCCAGGACCCCTCGTCCTGGCAGTACATCGTGATCTACCTGCTGCTCATCATCTTCTTCGCGTTCTTCTACGTGTCGGTCCAGTACGACCCGTACGATCAGGCGGACAACATGAAGAAGTACGGTGGGTTCATCCCCGGTATCCGCCCGGGGCGGCCGACCGCCGAGTACCTCAGCTACGTCATGCACCGGCTCCTCGCCGTCGGGTCGATCTACCTCGGCCTCATCGCGATCCTGCCGAACATCCTCATCAACCTCGGTGTCACGCAGAACCAGGGTGGTGGGACCGGCGACTTCGGTGGCACGGCCATCCTCATCATGGTCTCGGTGGGCCTCACCACCGTCAAGCAGATCGAATCGCAGCTCATGCAAGCCAACTACGAAGGATTCCTCAAATGAGACTCGTTCTCCTCGGCCCCCCCGGTGCCGGCAAGGGCACCCAGGCCGCGATCCTCTCGGATGCGCTCTCCATTCCCCACGTCTCCACGGGCGACCTGTTCCGCGACAACATCAGCCGCGAGACGGAGCTCGGCCGCGAGGCCCAGCAGTACATGGACGCCGGGCGCCTCGTGCCGACGTCCGTCACCGCCAACATGGTCCGCACGCGTCTCGGGCAGGACGACGCGGCGAAGGGCTTCCTCCTCGACGGTTTCCCCCGCACGATCGAGCAGGCGGAGATCCTCCGCGACATGCTCGCCGAGAAGGGCGAGTCCCTCGACGCCGTCGTGAACTACACGGTCTCCGAGGACGTCGTCGTCGAGCGCATGCTCGCCCGCGGGCGCAAGGACGACAACGAGGAGGTCATCCGCACCCGCCTCCAGGTGTACCGGGACGAGACCGCCCCGCTCATCGACTTCTACCGGGAGCTCGACCTCCTCGTCGACGTCGACGCCGAGGGGACCGTCGAGGACATCAGCTCCGCGACGCTCGACGCACTGGACAAGTAGCACCGGACACGTCACCGCCCGGGCGCGCCGCGCAGCGCGCCGGAGCACCACCGGACGGGGTTCGCACGGGTCGCCGTGCGGACCCCGTCGGTCGTTCACGCGGGGCCCGCCGCCGACCGGGCGGGCGGCGTCGACCCCGGTCCCGCACGCCACCGCCCGTCGCACCGGGCCCACCCGGGCCCACCCCGCCCACCCAGACCACCGAGGAGCACACGTTCATGGGATTCCGCAGGAAGCGCACCGTCATCCCCGGCAAGACGCCGGGTGAGCTCGACGCCATGGAGGCCGCCGGCGAGATCGTCGGCCGGGCCCTCCGCGCCGTGAAGGAGGCCGCCGCCCCCGGGGTGACGACCCTCGAGCTCGACGCCGTCGCCGAGGACGTCATCCGCTCCGCCGGGGCCGTCCCGACGTTCAAGGGCTACGGTGGCTTCCCCGGCAGCATCTGCTCCTCCGTCAACGACATGATCGTCCACGGCATCCCCGACACCGCGGCCGTCCTCGCCGAGGGCGACCTCGTCTCGATCGACTGCGGTGCGACCCTCGACGGCTGGGTCGGCGACTCCGCGTGGACCTTCGCCGTCGGCGAGCCCACCGACGAGCACCGCCGGCTCAACGAGGCCACGGAATGGGTCCTCGCCCGCGGCATCGAGGCGATGGTCCCCGGCGCCCGGCTCACCGACATCTCGTGGGCCCTCGAGTGCGCGACCGCCGACGCCGAGGAGCGCTTCGGCGTCGACCTGTGGATCGTTGACGGGTACGGCGGCCACGGCATCGGCCGGGAGATGCACGAGGAGCCCTACCTCGCCAACGAGGGTCGCCCGGGGCGGGGCCCGTTCATCGAGGAGGGGTCGACGCTCGCCATCGAGCCGATGCTCGCCCTCGGCACGGCGGACTCCCGGGTTCTCGACGACGACTGGGGCGTCGTCACGCTCGACGGATCGTGGGCCTCCCACTGGGAGCACACCGTCGCCGCGACGGCCGACGGCCCCCGGATCCTCACGCCCCGCCGCTGAGCCGGCGGGGAGGGGGCCCGGGGGGTCGGGGACCGCGCCGCCCCGGGGAACGCGACGGTCGGCGGGCCCGGGGAGCGGGGAGGGGCCCGGAGACGGTGATTTGCCGTGTCCTGCGGAAATAGGTAGGGTCAAACGTCGGTGTGCGGTCTGTGAGGACCGCGCCCGACTGACGCTGCGCCGGCACCGTCCCTCCGGGGACCCGCCGGCAGCCACCGGGATCCGCCGGCACCAGCCACGGAACCCCCGGCAGAGACCGTCCCGCCGAGCAGGTGGGGGTCCGCAGCACAGCGTCGAGAGACCTGAGACAGACGCCGAATGGCCCGGACATCCGTGCCCCACCCGCGAGGGAGGGCACGCCCGGGCCGGGAAATGTGGAGGATATGGCTAAGAAGGAAGGCGCCATTGAGGTTGAGGGCCGCATCGTCGAGCCCCTGCCGAACGCGATGTTCCGGGTGGAGCTGGACAACGGGCACAAGGTGCTCGCCCACATCTCCGGGAAGATGCGCCAGCACTACATCCGTATCCTCCCCGAGGACCGGGTCGTCGTGGAACTGTCCCCGTACGACCTGACCCGCGGCCGTATCGTCTACCGCTACAAGTAGACCCCGCGTCGCCCGGACCGGGCGGGTGCCCGCCCCGCGGACACCGCACCCGGTCCCCGTGACGTGGTCTGCGTCAACGCGGCGTCGGGACCCTGACAGATCCCGACGGCTCAGGAGACTCAGACACCGAGCCCTATTCGCCTCCACACCTCCCACCGTGTGACCGCACCGCCCCCGGGCGGGCGCCACACGGGACCCACCTTCGGCCGCGGCGGCCGGAGCCCCGTCCGACGGCGACGTCGGACCGGGGACGAGTGTGGAGAAAACCGCCGCATGACCGGAAGGAAATGCCACATGGCACGCCTTGCTGGTGTTGACCTCCCGCGCGACAAGCGCATGGAGGTCGCACTCACCTACATCTACGGCATCGGCCCCACCCGATCCGCCGAGCTTCTGGAGAAGTCCGGAATCTCTCCTGACCTTCGCACGAAGGACCTCACGGACGAGCAGCTGACCGTTCTGCGTGACCTCATCGAGAACTCCTGGAAGGTCGAGGGTGACCTCCGCCGCCAGGTGCAGGCCGACATCCGTCGGAAGATCGAGATCGGCAGCTACCAGGGTCTGCGTCACCGTCGCGGGCTGCCGGTCCGCGGCCAGCGCACGAAGACCAACGCCCGTACCCGTAAGGGCCCGAAGAAGACGATCGCAGGAAAGAAGAAGTAATGCCTCCGAAGACTCGCTCCACCTCGCGCCGCACCGGCCGCCGCGTCGTCAAGAAGAATGTCACGCACGGTGCCGCGTACATCAAGTCCACCTTCAACAACACCATCGTGTCCATCACGGACGAGAAGGGTGCCGTCATCTCCTGGGCGTCCTCCGGGCACGTCGGCTTCAAGGGCTCGCGCAAGTCGACGCCCTTCGCCGCGCAGATGGCCGCCGAGTCCGCCGCCCGCAAGGCGATGGAGCACGGCATGAAGAAGGTCGACGTGTTCGTCAAGGGCCCGGGGTCCGGTCGCGAGACCGCCATCCGTTCCCTGTCCACCGCTGGCCTTGAGGTCGGCACGATCTCCGACGTGACGCCCCAGCCGCACAACGGCTGCCGTCCGCCGAAGCGTCGCCGCGTCTAACAGAGCACCACAAGGTCACACCAAGAAAGGATAGGGATCAGTTATGGCCCGTTACACCGGCCCCGCTACCCGCAAGTCCCGTCGCCTCCGCGTCGACCTCGTCGGCGGCGACAGCTCCTTCGAGCGCCGCCCGTACCCCCCGGGGCAGGCCGGCCGCGCCCGCATCAAGGAGTCCGAGTACCTCATCCAGCTGCAGGAGAAGCAGAAGGCCCGCTTCATCTACGGCGTCATGGAGAAGCAGTTCCGGCGGTACTACGCCGAGGCGAACCGTCAGCCCGGCAAGACCGGTGACAACCTCGTCGTCCTGCTCGAGACCCGGCTGGACAACGTCGTCTACCGTGCCGGCCTCGCCCGGACCCGGCGGCAGGCCCGCCAGCTCGTGTCCCACGGGCACTTCACCGTGAACGGGCGCAAGGTCAACGTGCCGTCGTTCAAGGTGTCCCAGTACGACATCATCGACGTCCGGGACAAGTCCCGCTCGATGCTGTGGTACGAGGAGGCCCAGGAGAACCTCGTCGACGCCGTCGTCCCGGCGTGGCTCCAGGTTGTCCCGTCCTCCCTGCGCATCCTCGTGCACCAGCTGCCCGAGCGCGCCCAGATCGACATCCCGCTGCAGGAGCAGCTGATCGTCGAGCTGTACTCGAAGTAGTCCGGGACCCCCGGGCTGCACCGGTGGCCCCGTCCCCGGACGGTCCCACCGGCCCGGCGCATCCCCCGGACGCGTCGGAGCCTCCCGGTGGTCGGCGTCGTCACCCGACGGCGTCCGGCCGCCACCCGTGTCCGGGCCCCGCCTCCGGCGGGACCCACCCGTTCCTCACGTCGTCGCCCCCCGGGGCGGCGGCACCCAGCCGGCGTCATATAGCGGTCGCCGGGAAGGAGAATTCACCCCATGCTGATCTCACAGCGCCCCGTCCTGTCCGAGGAGTTCGTCAGCCCGTCGCGCTCGCGGTTCGTCATCGAGCCGCTGGAGCCGGGCTTCGGCTACACCCTCGGCAACTCGCTGCGGCGGACCCTGCTGTCGTCCATCCCGGGCGCGGCGGTCACGTCCATCCGCATCGACGGTGTCCTGCACGAGTTCACGACGATCCCCGGTGTGAAGGAGGATGTCTCCGACATCATCCTCAACATCAAGTCCCTCGTGCTGTCGTCCGACTCCGACGAGCCGGTCACGATGTACATCCGCAAGGAGGGCGCCGGTGCGGTCACCGGTGAGGACGTCATGACGCCGACCGGCGTGGAGGTCCACAACCCGGACCTGCACATCGCGACGCTGAACGAGCAGGCGAAGCTGGACATCGAGCTCGTCGTCGAGCGCGGCCGCGGCTACGTGCCCGCCGCGCAGGCGACCGGGGAGATCGGCCGCATCCCGGTCGACCAGATCTACTCCCCGGTCCTCAAGGTGAGCTACAAGGTCGAGGCCACCCGTGTCGAGCAGCGCACGGACTTCGACAAGCTCATCGTCGACGTCGAGACGAAGAACTCCATCACCGCGCGGGACGCGCTCGCGTCCGCCGGCCGGACCCTCGTGGAGCTCTTCGGCCTCGCGCAGGAGCTCAACACCGAGGCGGAGGGCATCGAGATCGGCCCGTCGCCGCAGGAGTCCGAGCACATCGCCGCGTACAGCATGCCGATCGAGGACCTGAACTTCTCCGTCCGTTCGTACAACTGCCTCAAGCGTGAGGAGATCCACACCGTCGGTGAACTTGCCGCGCGCACGGAATCCGACCTGCTGGACATCCGCAACTTCGGGCAGAAGTCGATCAACGAGGTGAAGGTCAAGCTCGCCGGGCTGGGCCTGGGACTCAAGGACGCCCCGGAAGGCTTCGACATCAACGACATCGAGGGCTACGACGCCGAGTCGGGTGAGTGGATCGACACCGAGGGCGAGGACATCGCCGAGTAGTCGCCCACCGGCACCCCAGCGCTCACACCAGTTCATACACGAGGAGAAGACATGCCTACCCCCAAGAAGGGCGCCCGCTTCGGCGGTTCTGCTTCCCACCAGAAGAAGATCCTTGCCAACCTTGCCGCCCAGCTCATCGAGCACGGCGCCATCCGCACGACGGACGCGAAGGCCAAGCTGCTGCGCCCGTACGTCGAGAAGATCATCACCAAGGCGAAGAAGGGCACCGTCGCGGACCGCCGCAACGTGCTCAAGCTCATCACGGACAAGGAGGTCGTCGCCTACCTGTTCAACGAGCTCGCCCCGAAGTTCGAGAACCGTCCGGGTGGCTACACCCGGATCATCAAGCTCGAGAACCGCAAGGGTGACAACGCCCCGATGAGCCAGATCTCCCTGGCCACCGAGGAGCTCGTCTCCACCGAGGCCGCGCGCGCCACCCGCGCCGCGGCGTCGAAGAAGGCCGCCGAGGAGTCCACCACGGAGTCCGCCGCCACGACGGACGCCCCCGAGGTCGAGGCCGACACCGCCACCGACGCCCAGGCCGAGGCCGAGGCGAAGGAGGCGGAGTCCGCCGACGCCACCGAGGCCGCGGAGACCACCGAGGCCGACGCCGAGGAGAAGTAGTCCCCGGCTGACACCCGCCGACGGCCCGCATCCCTCCCCGGGGTGCGGGCCGTCGGCGTCAGGGGTCCGTCGTCCCCCTCGACCGTGCCCGGCCACCGACCGGGCCCGGGCCGCCGGACCCCACCCGCACCCCACCCGCCCCCGACCCCGGGAGAACCGTGACCCGACACCACCTGACCGGGACCCTCTGGATGCTCAGCGGCCTCGCCGTGCTCGCCGGCCAGCTCACCGCCGTCATCCGCTGGCGCGGCATGTACTCCATGACAGACAACCTCATCGGCGACCTCGGGGCGTCCGGCTGCGGCCTCGTCCGCGACGCGTACGGCCCCCGGTACATCTGCAGTCCCGGCGCCGGCTGGTTCACCGGGCTCACCGCGACGGCCGGGATCCTCCTCGCGCTCGGCGCGGTCGTGCTGCTCACGTGGCCCGACGGCGGCGGTGAGGGCTCCGGCGACGGGGCCGGGCGCGACGGGAGCGACGGCGGCGACGGCGGTTTCGGCGGCAACGGGGCCGGGCGC
The sequence above is drawn from the Corynebacterium bovis DSM 20582 = CIP 54.80 genome and encodes:
- the rpsE gene encoding 30S ribosomal protein S5, whose translation is MSERDRNGGRTADNNRNERGGNDRNDRRGGGRNDRRNQQQDERSQYIERVVTINRVSKVVKGGRRFSFTALVIVGDGQGMVGVGYGKAKEVPSAIQKGAEEARKNFFRVPMIAGTITHPVQGEAAAGVVMMKPAAPGTGVIAGGAARPVLECAGVQDVLSKSLGSDNAINVVHATVDALKQLVRPEEVAARRGKTLEEVTPARMLRARAAGQGA
- the rpmD gene encoding 50S ribosomal protein L30 gives rise to the protein MALKITQLKGTVRIKQNQRDSLRSLGLKRIGHEVVRPDTPVVRGQINVVRHMVKVEEVAGE
- the rplO gene encoding 50S ribosomal protein L15 gives rise to the protein MSDPIKLHDLRPTKGANTPKTRVGRGEASKGKTAGRGTKGTKARKQVSAAFEGGQMPLHMRLPKLKGFRNPAKVYYQVVNVADLAKAFPEGGDVAVADIVSAGLVRANQPVKVLGDGDIDVKVNVTAEKFSRSAKEKIEAAGGSVTVA
- the secY gene encoding preprotein translocase subunit SecY; this translates as MTALFSAFRDPDLRKKILFTLAMIILYRIGSQIPTPGVDYVSITRQIRDLTSEQSNIYSLINLFSGGALLQLSVFAIGIMPYITASIIVQLLTVVIPRFEQLKKEGQSGQAKMTEYTRYLTVALALLQSAGIVALADRRQLLGSGVQVLNDGVGVLGLVSMVVVMTAGAVLVMWFGELITDRGIGNGMSLLIFAGIATHMPGQGMQILRNSGGVVFSAVVVGVLILVVAVIFMEQGQRRIPVQYAKRMVGRRQYGETSTYLPLKVNQAGVIPVIFASSLLTVPVLITQIVQSGSATPKDNWWNRDVIGTLQDPSSWQYIVIYLLLIIFFAFFYVSVQYDPYDQADNMKKYGGFIPGIRPGRPTAEYLSYVMHRLLAVGSIYLGLIAILPNILINLGVTQNQGGGTGDFGGTAILIMVSVGLTTVKQIESQLMQANYEGFLK
- a CDS encoding adenylate kinase, yielding MRLVLLGPPGAGKGTQAAILSDALSIPHVSTGDLFRDNISRETELGREAQQYMDAGRLVPTSVTANMVRTRLGQDDAAKGFLLDGFPRTIEQAEILRDMLAEKGESLDAVVNYTVSEDVVVERMLARGRKDDNEEVIRTRLQVYRDETAPLIDFYRELDLLVDVDAEGTVEDISSATLDALDK
- the map gene encoding type I methionyl aminopeptidase; the protein is MGFRRKRTVIPGKTPGELDAMEAAGEIVGRALRAVKEAAAPGVTTLELDAVAEDVIRSAGAVPTFKGYGGFPGSICSSVNDMIVHGIPDTAAVLAEGDLVSIDCGATLDGWVGDSAWTFAVGEPTDEHRRLNEATEWVLARGIEAMVPGARLTDISWALECATADAEERFGVDLWIVDGYGGHGIGREMHEEPYLANEGRPGRGPFIEEGSTLAIEPMLALGTADSRVLDDDWGVVTLDGSWASHWEHTVAATADGPRILTPRR
- the infA gene encoding translation initiation factor IF-1; this encodes MAKKEGAIEVEGRIVEPLPNAMFRVELDNGHKVLAHISGKMRQHYIRILPEDRVVVELSPYDLTRGRIVYRYK
- the rpsM gene encoding 30S ribosomal protein S13, which codes for MARLAGVDLPRDKRMEVALTYIYGIGPTRSAELLEKSGISPDLRTKDLTDEQLTVLRDLIENSWKVEGDLRRQVQADIRRKIEIGSYQGLRHRRGLPVRGQRTKTNARTRKGPKKTIAGKKK
- the rpsK gene encoding 30S ribosomal protein S11, encoding MPPKTRSTSRRTGRRVVKKNVTHGAAYIKSTFNNTIVSITDEKGAVISWASSGHVGFKGSRKSTPFAAQMAAESAARKAMEHGMKKVDVFVKGPGSGRETAIRSLSTAGLEVGTISDVTPQPHNGCRPPKRRRV
- the rpsD gene encoding 30S ribosomal protein S4, with the translated sequence MARYTGPATRKSRRLRVDLVGGDSSFERRPYPPGQAGRARIKESEYLIQLQEKQKARFIYGVMEKQFRRYYAEANRQPGKTGDNLVVLLETRLDNVVYRAGLARTRRQARQLVSHGHFTVNGRKVNVPSFKVSQYDIIDVRDKSRSMLWYEEAQENLVDAVVPAWLQVVPSSLRILVHQLPERAQIDIPLQEQLIVELYSK
- a CDS encoding DNA-directed RNA polymerase subunit alpha, with amino-acid sequence MLISQRPVLSEEFVSPSRSRFVIEPLEPGFGYTLGNSLRRTLLSSIPGAAVTSIRIDGVLHEFTTIPGVKEDVSDIILNIKSLVLSSDSDEPVTMYIRKEGAGAVTGEDVMTPTGVEVHNPDLHIATLNEQAKLDIELVVERGRGYVPAAQATGEIGRIPVDQIYSPVLKVSYKVEATRVEQRTDFDKLIVDVETKNSITARDALASAGRTLVELFGLAQELNTEAEGIEIGPSPQESEHIAAYSMPIEDLNFSVRSYNCLKREEIHTVGELAARTESDLLDIRNFGQKSINEVKVKLAGLGLGLKDAPEGFDINDIEGYDAESGEWIDTEGEDIAE
- the rplQ gene encoding 50S ribosomal protein L17 produces the protein MPTPKKGARFGGSASHQKKILANLAAQLIEHGAIRTTDAKAKLLRPYVEKIITKAKKGTVADRRNVLKLITDKEVVAYLFNELAPKFENRPGGYTRIIKLENRKGDNAPMSQISLATEELVSTEAARATRAAASKKAAEESTTESAATTDAPEVEADTATDAQAEAEAKEAESADATEAAETTEADAEEK